CGATCCTTATCTTCACTTCTTCTTTTCTTTGGAATGACCCTGGAACACGATACTCTTTCATCAATTGTTGAAGGTCAAGGGCAAGATTGCAGATGTGGGATGCATGCGCATTTCCATTCAGAACCGGAACTCCACTGGCCACCATGTAAGCATCTCCAATGGTTTCCACTTTGTAGACGTCGTACTTTTCGATATGGTCATCGAACAGACTACAACACAAACACATCAGTACCGATCAGAGCCAACCTAGCACCAGAGTAGACCCCAACTataccccgggtttacttttggcgtttacttggggtttactctgggttcgtttttttttaaacatttgcgTCCACTCAGGATTTACTTTTGATCCAATCGAGGTTTACCTTGGGTTTACTTGGGTTTTGCTTTTGGGGTCCACTTAACGCGCTGAATTAAGTAAGAAGTAGACccgtcttttatcttaccatcttgctgcctgtaattcctgacccatgtatattccgaatacacatgtaacgtctgctttcaggggtctACTTTTAattgggtttactctctgtgttcTCTCTTGGTTTTCATTTGGTTTCCTCTAGGTCtgctctagtaaacccagaataATCCAAAGTAAACCGCGAAAGTAAACCTATGGTTTAGTTGGGGTAAAGTTGGGTCTGATCAATACTATAATATACTGTGGTACATTCCTCTCTTTGCACTTAATCACTTGGGGTTTGCCATTTGAAAACCAAAATTACCCTCCCCCCTTTTCCCTCCTCTTTCTACATCTTTGGACAACATTAAAATGTTCTTTGAAGCCGTTGTTCTAAACAGCAGTTTGTATATAAATGAAAGTCAGCTCATCTGTTTATCATAAGATTCTTGCATTTTGAAACCAAAAGAATAAAAACGAATAAATGTCGACATAGTTTTACTAAACCAGTTCAAATTATATGCTTGTTCACACAAGGAACATTGCTGATGACTCAAATCTATGAGTTGAAAGAGAACAGGACAAATGACCTTAACCATCaacataaaatgataatatgaaaatgtttaattagcACGAATGAACATTTGGGTGGtatgaaaatttaatatgtGGGAATctcatttaatttcttttgttttgccaATTTTCTGCAAAGTAgaattacattaaaacatttttgttttctcttttttttttatttcaaagctaTCCCACCTCAAAAAAGTAGAAATCGAGACGTACCCATATAAATCATTAAGCAAATCAATGATCTGCATCGGGGTACTTCTGGACCCCATCTCTGTGAAGTTGACAATGTCGCTGAACAAAATCGTCACTTCCTGGAAACACTCGGCTGTAACCTCGCCCGTTTCTTTCAGTGTGGTTGCTATGTTCCTGGGTAGCATCTGGAATAGTAGTTTCTCAGACAGTCGCTTCTCCACCAAAAGCTCACGGCTCTGAGATTTAATTGTCAGTGCGTGCTTGGCAATTTTAAACGTCAGTTTATCGATGCAGATGATGTACCACGTGGTCAGAACGAAACACAAAATGGTGGCGACGATCTGCACCGAGAGGTATAGATTGAAATCATACGCTGCCTGAGACTTCCGTTTGAGCATCTTGGTAGTTAGGATTTCCGACTGCCGTTGTTTCACACCGAAAGCAAAATCGATGaattttgtaatgtttttaaaCCACAGCAATCCTAATGACAATCGATCTTCTTTTGACAAAGACACGCAGTGCTTTCTAAATAAATCATCCCAAGCCGAGTTCTTGACTTCGTTCAGGTATTCCTCGGTGCTTTGCTCTTGTTTTGAGAATGCATCCTTCATCAGACTGCTGTAAGAAGTAAAAACTATCTTGTACGCAACAGCCTGACCCGAAAGGAACATATAATTCTGAAGCGTCTTGGTATCGAAGTCGCAAGTCGCGTACTGGAAAGCTATTCGAGCACGCAAGAGTCCAATAATATCTGTCCATCTTAAAATAGACGAGAACGCAACGATGTCAACAAAGTAGTTTTGATCTTTGGAAATATTTATGTCTCCGAACATAGAATTCATCAATATATTATTCAAATCCGTATAGAAGTTTAAATGATCTTCGACAAGAACGGAATCATTGCCTATCCTTTCTCGCGCGAAGTACACGCTTTCTCTGAGCATTAACATGGTGTATGGAGTCCCATTCATGTCGACAGTATTACCATGCTCTTGCACATCAACAAAGGCCAAGTCCGTATTTtctctcgcagcaaacattgcGTCCGATGCTTGACTTCTGTTTCCGTTGGCGCTCAGAAACGTGGCCGAAATACCCCTTTCTCGTTGTAACATCTGAATTAAATTCGCTAACTTCTTAGCGCTCGTGACTTCCGTAATTGCGCTAACAGTCGATTTTTTAACTTCAGAAGCCTTCAGGAGACTGTTAGTAGTAAGATACAGAAGAGCTAGGACTGGAATTAGaattatcaaaatcattttcCAGTATTTTAATACCCTGTGGAATGAGGATTCTCTGGCGTTGTTCCGGACAATTTCCTGAAAATCCCGCAAGGACTCATGGGATAGGTACGAGCCCATGGACTTTGTTTCGTCCAGGGAATCCGGATAAATAACGTTACTCCTCATTGTTGcttcagttttgattttttttttcagaacctGTGAgagaaaaatcaacaatataGCACTGTTTTTCCTACCGTTGAAAGAAAGCCGAATTGTTTTAGCCACATTTTGATTATATGTTGATCACCTTAGAAAAATCAGTTCTGTACAGAGATAAAGTAAAACGTCCAAATTTTAACGCTAtattcatcttgatttaataatAATGTATGGCTTCAACAATCAAAAATAGGTTTTATAAGGTAGATCTGAATGCTACTTAGTTGTCCAGCCAGCTTCCTTGACAGACTGAattctacatatatatataccactctaaatattaatatttctaaaacTCAGAGATCAATTTTCTCAAATAGAAAGCAATTTTCTGTTCATCTATATAAGTTGTTGGTCCTCTTtagatgtttttctttgataaggAAATAGAGCTAAGTAAACTAACAAAACAGACGTGTATAGAATATGCACATTCATCTGATGTATTTTTGATTAAAGGAGTCTTGGCAGGTCAACAAATATACTAGAAACTatcagatctacctaaaatTTTAAGACATCATTTATTTAACTATAAACTATTATCTACAAAAGAAAAAGTCCATACATTTACACTTGTAAATTTGGATACTTTCCTCTATGTTTATATAACTCTTTCTCTAAAGGAGATcgatacagtctaaaaatggtaaAAACCATCGCGTCCTCCCAATCCTTTCCATCTCCAGCCGTTCGCTTGTCACAAACAATGACTTtggatattaattatattttacacaGAGTCATTTTAAGAGTACAACacaattataaaagatttttgttCATCGTATGACAAGTAATTATAATGGGAGATATCATTAAAGGAAAGAAGCATGCAGGTTCAATTATCATACGCGTAAATATGAGGATTATTGCACTGGCGATCTATTGTACACCTGAGGTGtagtaaattacatgtaacattagttatattttattacaaCGGTTCTCATTTGATAAAGAGTAATATTCAAGAGCTATGAACGTTAATATGTGTCTATATAAGGGTTAGTTCTTATAATTATCCACAGTGTGGGGTATTTCGTTGTTTTTGCCCCATGGCGAATTGAGAGAATTACGCGTCAAgaaaatgtatatgtaatttcAGAGTCTTTTCTAATAATCATTCACAGCGTGGGTATTTTGGTGTTTTTGTCCAATGATGAATAGATAAAATTACACTGTACGCATCTTGATAGTGTATAtcatttttctccttttttttttaagaggaAGCTGGATGATCCACAAATTGATCATCATATCtacctaaaattttaagatatgatttgtttagctattgactattattttatgaagaaaaattccatatatttGAGGGCGGTAATATGGTTGATTTCAAGATgatttttgatttaaagatatcaatactgtttaaaaaatggccacaaccatcgaAGTAAAATCACAGTATTACTGTAATCACTCAAATATGGTGGCGGAATTTCGAACGTAACATTTATAAGGAGTGATTAGGgattagaaataaatatttgaaatatttgaaaaaaaaaattacctgcacaatttaaaaacaaacaattttctaATTCCAGATGAAATTGATAAGTAGAATAGTTTATCAATTTGTCCTTTCCGATAGATAGTTAGAAAGCGCCCACTGTAAATGAAATCACCGAAAACATTCTAAATGAAAATGGAAcggttcaaaaatatttataatctttatacatgtatgaacactGCGCCAGATAATTAATTATCGTGCTTAATTAAATGCAAGGTGGCAATTTTGCACCCGGGTAATGGTCAACTGTCATGAGGGACATTGatctttatgaaattatttccAACTGGAAACTTTCTCATGGGAAAAGTGAATTgattttaagaattttcaacCAAAATTCGAATACTTCTTTTAATAATTCTAATACCCGAAGGATTGGAACAAACCTTCCATCAAAGTTCCGATCTGAAGTCGCAGAGGGGTtcgaaatttgaaaacaaagcgaTTGATTGAATGTTGAGTTAGAGTCTACTTACTAGGCATTTTCAGGGGAAACTCTCGCAGAATCTGATTCAAGAGCATAAGGATTTTCTCCGACATCATAGAGGAAAGCAATTTTAACTTCGAAGTTCTTTTTACGGAACAAAACTGACAGATAAGCACAGAGAGTTAAATTTGACCGTGATCCTTGAATGGGCCTAAACACGAAAGGTCTGTGATATTGCGTTTGCAATTTTGATGCAGGTGTGTAATAAagtcagaaatgaattttaactgaaTTAACTCCTTTGAAAAATtgcgattgtaattttcaagaacgCCTCGTTACGATGTCGATACATAAACATTATTCTGTTTACAGGCCTAACGCGTGTTAtctaaaatgaatcatttatccCCCCcaaattaatgtaaatgaatgaataaaacttcgtataacaaaatacagatacgaTTATTTTTTCATGCCTAAATCATGTTTTCATTACGATATCTAATAAGGTGTGTTTCAGATCTAGAACAAGTTCAAGTCGGTGAGTTTGAGCACATGGAAAAAGTAGTGACCTAGATTATTCATGCGCtactttgacctcttgacccatAACGATGTTATGCAGGAATAACAGCGGATTGCGCAAatagtgttatatatatatgggaaaacatttgcaagtgtaaatatttGCACATAAACCCTTTTCATAAAGAATTATTTCCcctttatgaaaaaaagaagaaaatttcatcttttttcttcaaaataagaGCAGTAAATGAGCCCTATTTATTTCAGatcataaaaaaaagatttaataaaccaattttctaaattattttattttacaataactAAAAAAATCATCTAGACTTGctcaaatcttttaaaaatttataatttaagtGTTCTCTTTAATACTTTCAATGATGCCAGTCATAAACGCTTGAAAACATGAgagcaaaatttgaaatttgtgtgaattttgcagtaaagttaaaaaaaaacatgagcaagttttatattattaataatgcGCCGCCCATACAGTATGTTAATCAATtagacaaaaataaacattttgaaaattcctcaggtggagtatttttttcatcataccTTCAAAATGATGCCAAGATAACCAGTATCAAATCATTAATTAGTTAAGTACAGAATAGGGTCGCTTTTTATATTGAACACCTTAATTGAATTCTGCTGCCAAATATACAATCTTTACATTCTCATTATCTTCTGAGACGGGAAAAGGTACTTATACAAACTATAATCCTTAAATACTAATTAATTACATTCTTACCTGGTAAATCTCACTGCTCTACTACAAGTCCTTACCGTGAATCCGCTAGAATGTGGTATTATAGGACTTAGTCTTCAcggtggtatttttttttttcattttcccaTCTGTGATGAATTCATCGATTTTTTGCATGTCGCTAGTTTTGAAAAAGATCTTCTTATGTCCGGTCTAATCAGCGTATGTAGatactgtatatatatgcatgtaggTAGAATGAGATCTGATATGTAATAATCACTCCcccatttttaaaggtttgtgataaattaaattcaaacaatatGAAGAGTAACTTGCGTTAACTTGgcatttgagagagagagagaaaaaaaagagagagagagagagagagaaaaaaagagagagagagagagagagagagagagagagagagagagagagagagagagagagagagagagagagagagactaatACTCAAACATGTATCTGTCAAGTTAAAATCTCCCACAGTCGATTCTTTGTACATTTATTACTATTAAGGTACATCCATGTTTTGTTGATTTATCATTATTGAATGAAAAGATTATGTTGCAAtgtttatcaaacatttatttttgacatcataaaactcaaattaagcttttttttcattgtttgaatacatctgtataaaaatttacgtacatgtacaggtataatcttataaatattgttatagattatacaaaaaaaccccaaaaagaaaaaagaaatgtgtATCTTCAACAACCAATGAACGAATaatgaatgaatatatataaatgtataaaaataaataaccaaacGAACAAAAggttatcatttaaaatatagtagtatagatgacCCTAAAATCCCGCCCCTCAGttgaaggggcatggtcacgattttggttaaaaattgtttgtccgattttaatattaacaatgcttcagaaaggcattttaataggcaaccgaaatttgattgtcatttgttgagttataagcgagttacagagcttgaaattcttcgctatgtaaacaaagcgtttgtttacattttgaacgttgaagtaataatttcagttttaatcCCAAAACGAATGTTTAAACGTTAAGACTGTTTATCAAtgcttaaaacaaataaaaagacaAATAGCTGGAAAAaggatttttactggtatattgaacctatgtaaataaaaacagggcacgagccttgtttacatgacaaagaattgtgagccctgtatcttgcttataactctacgaatgactctcaaattttatttgatcattagaaatgcatttccaaagcattgtaaataatgaaatcataaaaatagaatttgatcaaaatcgtgaccatgcccctttaagttgtcgatattaatgtggattaaagtacattataattaaaatactttcaccggacTAGAGTTTTCAAATTAACATTAtctaacaacaaaaaaatacgttttaaaaatttttggcaaggtaaaaatattaaaatctcacgcgggattcaaactcatgacttacagatcaGTAGTGAACcatctaacccactgcgctacgctgtcagatgaaaattttgggaaagaaactaccttaaaatcaatgttatcttgattttattttttatttcgataaatataATACGTCCCGTACGaccttaaaattacaaaaatgaaaaaaaaatgcacagtTCAATTTGGCGAAATTCTATCAACAGAATAAAATCAAAGCTATCTTTTTGGTTTCTGATCATGCTGCTAATCTGTAAAGTCgagagaagtttttttttcttcgatactggtttttattaaattttcactCAGCCGATATCTTTGTTTTCAAGTACGGTTTTATCAAATGTCTTGCTTTTCtatagaagcaaaaaaaaaaaaaaaaaaaaaaagaactcaaGATAAAAGGACGCGGTGATACTAATACAAGTTTATGGGTTGaatattatttcaaaccagCTGCTACTCTCTGAACACTGAATTTACCCCAACTTCATATCAGTGACGGATCAAAGGAAGTAAGTTATCAATAAAAACACACGTTACATAATAAACACGTGACATAATTCTAGgaacaatgaagaaaaattgaaattgaaaaacaaaaatttataacatatgataaataaatgattcaTTATTGGCGAAGGATGTGTAGTCTTGTAAGCAAATATTTACATCCCCTCGATTTTTTTTACGGAAatctgtagaaactgacaggactgaaatctaatTTGTCCTGTTCGAACCAGATTATCGATCGGTCGAAATCTTTACTAATCTAAAAAGTAAAACGTTTTTACCTGCATTGTCACTACCTTCATTTCCCGCCTGAACATGATGAATCGCCAAATAAagcaatttattgttttaaaaacgtgCTTAGTTCTAGTTTTAGCAAGACTTTGTCCTTTGAAAAGTCATATTTTAGAGTTAGGTTAATATCGATTTATGTACTGAAATGTATTCGGATGACATCGGGAACCCATCAATAAAAAGACTTATCTTGAAAGTAAGAAGATTAACGTGATCAGTTTATGACGTAATAAGCAAGAAAATTAACGTAATAAGTTTATGACGTAATAAGCAAGAAAATTAATGTAATAAGTTTCCATGATTAGCTCTGTAATCTTTAAATCATAACTTTTTATAGCATTATATTGATTTTCACACTAGTAAATGAGTGGCATCAAGATATCTcggttatataaaaaaaacctggaattTCCCgtgacataaaaaaatatgccCGAGTTTCAAAGTAATCAGTTGTATTAGCAGTTACATAAGCGGTCTTGCCGAACGAGCGAATCGATGTAACGGAAAAGAGCATCGTATTGAAAAGCAAAATGGCACCCAAGGACTCTCATTGATATTTGGGTACCTTGGAGTAATTAGAGCAATCTGTCGTTTGATTTAAaagatagtttttaaaaagctctTATCTACAGTTTACATGTCATGATTTGCAATCAATTCAAGTAATCTGAACATTAGACTTGAGTTGATTTGCAAGCATTCTACCGATAGTTTATTGAGTTTGGTTAcagattttgatgttttatgttttacagAATCTCACTTAGACTCATGCATTACAGACCAAAATTTGCTTATTGATggttttaatacaatttttcgCAAAGACAGGAACAGTTTTGGTGGTGGCATTATCATATATGTATCAAACTCATTACGAGTGAAAAGACGTACTGATCTAGAACCAACAAACATTGAGTGTATATGGATTAAAATAAGTGACCCTACCTGCAATATTTTGCTTTGTTGTACATATCGGCCCCCAAATAGCGATAATACCTTTTGGAGAAATTTATCCTGGTCCACGGAAAAAGCATCTGATGATtctgataaaattattttagtttGTGATCTAAATGTTGATTTTCTAAATATCCCACACACTCACTCAGTCCTTGATTTACTCTCTAGCCACTTTTTAGAAAACACAATCACCGAACCGACAAGAGTCACACAAAACACGAGCACACTCATCGACCCAATTTTAGTAACACGTGACATCCCAGTTTTTGAGTCGGGTGTATTAAACGTGGATCATTCCGTTGGTGACCACAAAGCTACATATGTTTGTGTCAAAACTAATTTAAATCTTAACTGCGCTTACAAGCGCAAAGTTTGGCTGTATAAAAATGCTGATTTTGACAAACTTAATTCTCTTATTACCAATACCGACTGGGAAACATTAATAATGAGGACCGATAATGTACATAATGCTACGGTTAATTTTTCACATACATCTTTTTCTCATAATAGGGAATCCATTCCagaaaaattaataactatACGACCAAAGGATAAACCATGGTTCGACTCAGCTTTACGTAAAGAAATAAGTTTACGAAATCGTTTAAGGAAAAttgcaatgaaatcaaataacgCTCTAGATatgcaaaagtttaaaaaatcacgccataaagtaaacaatatgaaaaagtATGCCATTAATAGTTACTATAATAATTTGGAACTCAGCTTATTAGATTCAAGTAAGAATAATCCAAAACTCTATTGGAGATTATTAAAGAacgtttttaatattaaaatgtctACTGAAATTCCTCCATTGCAATTTACCTTGAAAACGGGTGAACAATCGATAGCTTATTTCAATGCAGAAAAGGCTGAAGTTCTGAACGattatttttcttctatttcatttttagatGACAATGAAGCTAAATTACCCAAATTTCACTCTGTATGCAATAATGTTATCtcttatatatgtatttcaGAACAAGAAGTTATAGATATTGTATCAATTCTTCAAGTTAACAAGGCCGTGGGGCCAGATAATATAagtcataaaatgttaaaaggTACTATGTATACTATTGCTAAACccttatttatattatttaatcgcTCTTTAAGAGATTGTACGTTTCCAAGCTCCTGGAAAATATCCCATGTTCTTCCTATATATAAGAAAGGTGATTCATCTCAAATGTCAAATTATAGACCTGTTTCTTTGTTAAGTTGTGTATCAAAGATAATGGAGcgaattattttcaaacatgtgtacaattattttcatgacaataatcttttttataaatatcaagctgGACTTTTTTACCTAGCCACTCAACTGTTTACCAGCTTATAGAAACATatgatcatattttaaaagcaattgaTCAAGGCCAATCATGTTGCATGATATTTTGTGACTTGTCAAAAGCGTTTGACCGCGTCTGGCATAAAGGTTTATTGTTTAAACTCCATACTTATGGTATCACAGGGAATCTGTTTAAATGGTTTAATAGTTATCTTGTTAATAGAAAGCAAAAGGTTATGTATCGAGAAGTGTTGTCGTCAACAAAGCCTGCGAATGCCGGAGTGCATCAAGGCTCTATCCTTGGGCCATTGTTATTCCTTATTTATGTAAATGATATAGCAGATAATATGTTAACATTCTGTAGACTTTTTGCAGATGATAATAGTTTTCAACATGCTGCAATCAATGTACAAGATATAGAATTTAATCTAAATCAAGATCTTTTAAATCTGGAAATTTGGTCTAATAAATGGCTTTTGAGCTTCAATCCTTCAAAAACCAAAGCagttcattttaatattaaaaaaaatactgtaaatcccttgttaaaatttcaagatcgTGATTTGGAATTCGTGTCTTCTCACAAACATTTAggtgttatttttttctgaggATCTTTCATGGACAGTTTATATCAACTCTATTATAGCAAatgctcaaaagaaattgggACTAAACTCATGGCTAAATCGGGCGTGGATGTGTCTCGTGGCTTCGGGATCGCCATGTAGAAAATTCCTTCGGTGAGTATTCGTTCAGCTAACTTGTACCTGTGAGGGAAGACTCACGGCAcagtaaagaaaaaacccaGGACACATTCAATGGCTTCCTCGAATAGCCCGCCCCACAAAGGCGATGTTTCCACGTGCTCAGTTTGCTTTGAACGATACAAAAACCCTCGATACCTGCCGTGCCTTCATTCTTTTTGTCACTCCTGCTTGGAATCTTACATAGTGTCTACGTGCGTTGCTAAGGAAGCCCCTGTTGGATTCCGGTGCCCACTTTGTAGAGAGTTTGTAGCTGCCCCCGGCACGTTTAGCTCACCAGAAAAATGGGCCAAGCAACTGCCACTGAACGAGTCTTTGATCACGTATCTAAAAAGCGAAAAGCCTTCGGAGGACCATGAAACGTGCGAAGCGTGCAGAAGGACGCAAGAGGACCAACCGGCCTCGTTTTGGTGCAAATCGTGCATGGAATCTCTGTGCGATATGTGTACGAAATATCACCGGAAGAACATGATGACGCAAGATCACAAGCTCGTGCAACTCAGCGAAATAAAACTGTCTGGGTCGGCCATGATTGCCGAGAACGTGTGCACGAAACATAAAGGGGAGATAATGAAGATGTTTTGTGCCGACCACAAGGAGGCGTGCTGTACAACGTGTGTGAGCTTTGAACACAGGAAATGCAACAATGTCGACAGCATCGATAAGTGCCTTACTGAGCTTCAAGAGGGGAAACAGATGGAGCGGTTATTGAGGGAGATCGACAAGCTATCGCTCAAACTGAACAACATAGCGAGAGAAGAAGACGAGAATGTTTCACAGATAGATCGGCAATCAAGCGAACTTATCCAGTCGGCTGAGAAACTGCTACAAGAAACGCAAGCTCATCTCGAGGAACTGAAACAAATTTATCTGCGGGAATTGTCGAAGATCATGAAAGACAGAAAAGGGAAAGTGAACTCTTCTCTGGAAGCCATTAGCGAAAAGAAACACTATGTTGAACATTGCAAACAGCTGCTTTCTCAGGTAAAAGACAGTGGCTCAGATATCGCCTACGTTTGTAAGTTTTACGAAGTGAAGCACAAAATTGACGAAATAAAGAAGACCTATGTCAATAAAGTGTCATTCGATATCCAAGGGAAATTATCATCCaaaatcaaagaactgaaaAGCATTTCCAAGCTTTCCGAGCTCTCTGTATTCCAGAAGTCTTGTTCCATGGAGTTTGGGTTTGACGTGAAATCGGCGCGCATGACTTTGGAATCTGAATTCACCATCGAGAACAGTTGGATTTACGGGGGATGTTTTCTTCCGAGCGGGGGGATTCTGCTGGCGGATTATCCAAACTTCCGATTTATTTACCTGGACTGCGTCGGAAAATCGATTCTTCAGGGAAAACTTGTCGGACCAAAACCAAGGGACATAATCGTATCAGGATCAGACATATTGATCGCGCTTGAGGGCCTAAACGCCTTACAAAAAGTCGCCATGGGAAAATTCAGCCTTGGATCCACCATACCAACCGGCGAGTCTTGCTTGGGGATAGCAAAATTCCAAGAATACCTTTACGTTACACGGCCAACATCTATCATCAAACTAGACAAACAGGGTAATATTCTGAAAACCTATCCCACCCGGAAGTGGACCTACTCAGTGACCGTGACCGGAAGTGGAGACATCGTGCACTGCCATTACGGCGGAAATTCCGTCACTGCCATGCGCGATGACGGTCAGACACTCTGGGTATACAAACACCCGCAACTGATTGGCCCAGTAAGCGTGACTGTGGATTTCTTGGATAACATATACGTGGCGGGAGAACAATCCAACAATATCCACATCCTGTCAGGCAAAGGGAAGCTACTCCGAATTCTTTCCGACGTCCCCAAGCCGTTCTGTATGAGATTTAAGGAGGGTAGTCTCTCATTTCTTGTGGTTACGAACGGCAATTGCGTAAAGGTGTACAATCTGAAAactgactaaaaaaaaaaca
The window above is part of the Magallana gigas chromosome 10, xbMagGiga1.1, whole genome shotgun sequence genome. Proteins encoded here:
- the LOC105317877 gene encoding receptor-type guanylate cyclase gcy-7, which produces MRSNVIYPDSLDETKSMGSYLSHESLRDFQEIVRNNARESSFHRVLKYWKMILIILIPVLALLYLTTNSLLKASEVKKSTVSAITEVTSAKKLANLIQMLQRERGISATFLSANGNRSQASDAMFAARENTDLAFVDVQEHGNTVDMNGTPYTMLMLRESVYFARERIGNDSVLVEDHLNFYTDLNNILMNSMFGDINISKDQNYFVDIVAFSSILRWTDIIGLLRARIAFQYATCDFDTKTLQNYMFLSGQAVAYKIVFTSYSSLMKDAFSKQEQSTEEYLNEVKNSAWDDLFRKHCVSLSKEDRLSLGLLWFKNITKFIDFAFGVKQRQSEILTTKMLKRKSQAAYDFNLYLSVQIVATILCFVLTTWYIICIDKLTFKIAKHALTIKSQSRELLVEKRLSEKLLFQMLPRNIATTLKETGEVTAECFQEVTILFSDIVNFTEMGSRSTPMQIIDLLNDLYGLFDDHIEKYDVYKVETIGDAYMVASGVPVLNGNAHASHICNLALDLQQLMKEYRVPGSFQRKEEVKIRIGIHSGPCVAGIVGRKMPRYCLFGDTVNTASRMESTGQGGRIHLSSDTYKLIKQTGIFTTVLRGVVTVKGKGEMTTYWLISSCQSSQVKIREIVQAENSSKTRGGVQFI
- the LOC117686453 gene encoding tripartite motif-containing protein 59-like; this translates as MASSNSPPHKGDVSTCSVCFERYKNPRYLPCLHSFCHSCLESYIVSTCVAKEAPVGFRCPLCREFVAAPGTFSSPEKWAKQLPLNESLITYLKSEKPSEDHETCEACRRTQEDQPASFWCKSCMESLCDMCTKYHRKNMMTQDHKLVQLSEIKLSGSAMIAENVCTKHKGEIMKMFCADHKEACCTTCVSFEHRKCNNVDSIDKCLTELQEGKQMERLLREIDKLSLKLNNIAREEDENVSQIDRQSSELIQSAEKLLQETQAHLEELKQIYLRELSKIMKDRKGKVNSSLEAISEKKHYVEHCKQLLSQVKDSGSDIAYVCKFYEVKHKIDEIKKTYVNKVSFDIQGKLSSKIKELKSISKLSELSVFQKSCSMEFGFDVKSARMTLESEFTIENSWIYGGCFLPSGGILLADYPNFRFIYLDCVGKSILQGKLVGPKPRDIIVSGSDILIALEGLNALQKVAMGKFSLGSTIPTGESCLGIAKFQEYLYVTRPTSIIKLDKQGNILKTYPTRKWTYSVTVTGSGDIVHCHYGGNSVTAMRDDGQTLWVYKHPQLIGPVSVTVDFLDNIYVAGEQSNNIHILSGKGKLLRILSDVPKPFCMRFKEGSLSFLVVTNGNCVKVYNLKTD